The region GTACCTCTTTCTTTAAAAAAAGAAGGTTTATGCAAAGAAACCCTAAAGTATTTAGGCCTTGAAGATAAAAAATGTGATTTGAAAAATTGGGAGCAATTAATACACAACCTAAGAAATCCTGGAGATCCAATAAAAATTGCCCTTGTAGGCAAATATATTGAACTTGGAGATGCATATTTATCCGTTGTTGAAGCTTTAAGACATGCATGCATTGAACAAAAGGCTTTATTAGATTTACATTGGGTAAGTGCTGAAATGATAGAAAAAAATTCAGCAGAAACTTACTTAAATGAAGTTGATGCAATTGTCGTACCCGGAGGATTTGGCAATAGAGGAGTCAATGGAAAAATTTCGGCTATAAAATTCGCAAGAGAAAATAAAATTCCCTTTTTAGGTTTGTGCCTGGGTATGCAATGTGCAGTTATAGAATGGGCTAGGAATGTGGCTAATCTTCCAAATGCATCTAGTTCAGAACTAGACCCAAACACTCCAAATCCAGTGATACATTTATTACCAGAACAGGAAGATGTAGTTGATTTAGGTGGGACAATGAGACTTGGAGTTTATCCATGTAGATTGACAAAAAACACAACTGGAAAAAACTTATATGCTGAGGATGTTATTTATGAGAGACATCGACATAGATACGAATTTAATAATTACTACAAACAAAGTTTTTTAGATTCTGGATATAAAATTAGTGGTACATCACCAGATGGCAGATTAGTTGAGTTAATTGAGTTAGAAAATCATCCATACTTCTTAGCCTGTCAATATCATCCTGAGTTTTTATCACGACCTGGCAAACCTCATCCTTTATTTAAAGGATTAATAAAAGCCGCTCAAGATAAGTTAACTCAATCAAATTAATATTCTTTATTTTTTTGAATGAAAATGACAAATTTTTTACCCTTAGTCGAACAATTTCATTCATTACAAGGTGAAGGTTATCACGCTGGAAAAAGTGCTTTTTTTGTAAGATTAGCCGGATGTAAAGTTGGATGTACGTGGTGCGATACCAAGAATTCATGGGACGAGAAAAAACACCCTTCTATATCAATTGAAAAAATAATAGATCGCATAAAAATTGCCAGAAAAAAAGGAGCATCTTTTTGCGTTATTACAGGTGGAGAACCTTTGCAACATAACTTGGATAATTTTTGCAAAGCCATAAAAAAAATGACGATGGGAGAAGAACAAAAGCCAATGAAGATTCATATTGAGACAAGTGGAGTTAATTCGATATCAGGAAGCTATGACTGGATTACTTTATCTCCTAAAAGACACTCACCACCAAAAAATTATTTTTTAAAAAACTGTAATGAAATCAAAATAATCATAAATGATATAGAAGATATTGAATTTGCTATGCAAATAAAAAAAGAAACTTTAAAACAATATCAACTCTCTAAAAGCGAAGATGACTTAAAAAAAGAAGATAAAATTTTTTATTTACAGCCAGCATGGAACAATGCAAATGGTTTTTCTCTTGCTATCGATTTCGTGAAAAATAACCCCGATTGGAAATTGAGTCTTCAAACTCACAAATACTTAAAAATTAATTGAAATCATATGACTCTTAAAAATAAATCGATAGTAGTTTTATTATCTGGAGGTTTAGATTCTTCTACAGTTACTGGTATCGCTAAAAAATCCGAAGCTAAAATTTTTGGCCTTTCATTTGACTACGGTCAACGTCATAAAAAAGAATTAAATTCTGCATCAATAATTGCAAACCACTTTGATATCGAAGAATTTAAAATCATTAAGCTTGACTTATCTTTATGGGGAGGCTCGTCATTAACTGATACTCAAAAAAATATTCCAATAGAAGGAGTACAAACTAATAAAATTCCTAATACTTATGTTCCTGGGAGAAATACTATATTTATTTCCGTTGCACTAAGTTATGCCGAAGCAATAGATGCTGATTTTATAGGCTTAGGAGTTAATGCACTAGATTATTCTGGTTATCCAGATTGCAGACCTGACTACATAAAAAAATTTCAAGAGTTAGCAGATTTAGCTAATAAAAGAGGAAGAGAAAATAATCCAATAAAACTTTGGACACCACTATTAGATTTAAATAAAGAGGAAATTATTAAATTAGCTTTTGATAATCATGTCCCTTTAGATAAAACATGGAGTTGTTATTCGGGAAATTCAAAACCATGCGGTAAGTGTGATAGCTGCAGAATTAGAAATGCTGCTTTTGAAAAATGGCTTAATAAAAATAATAAAAAATGAAAATAAAAAAAATAATTCTAGAAAAATGGATAAATCCAGCACTGATTACGCATCATCTAACAAAAAAATTCGGAGATAAA is a window of Prochlorococcus marinus XMU1419 DNA encoding:
- a CDS encoding CTP synthase; this encodes MSKFVFVTGGVVSSIGKGIVAASLGRLLKSRGYSVSILKLDPYLNVDPGTMSPFQHGEVFVTEDGAETDLDLGHYERFTDTAMTRLNSVTTGSIYQAVINKERRGNYNGGTVQVIPHITGEIRERIHRVAANSNADIIITEIGGTVGDIESLPFLEAIREFKNDVNRNDVAYIHVTLLPYIKTSGEIKTKPTQHSVKELRSIGIQPDLLVCRSDKSINEALKKKLSGFCGVSIDSVIEALDADSIYSVPLSLKKEGLCKETLKYLGLEDKKCDLKNWEQLIHNLRNPGDPIKIALVGKYIELGDAYLSVVEALRHACIEQKALLDLHWVSAEMIEKNSAETYLNEVDAIVVPGGFGNRGVNGKISAIKFARENKIPFLGLCLGMQCAVIEWARNVANLPNASSSELDPNTPNPVIHLLPEQEDVVDLGGTMRLGVYPCRLTKNTTGKNLYAEDVIYERHRHRYEFNNYYKQSFLDSGYKISGTSPDGRLVELIELENHPYFLACQYHPEFLSRPGKPHPLFKGLIKAAQDKLTQSN
- a CDS encoding 7-carboxy-7-deazaguanine synthase QueE: MTNFLPLVEQFHSLQGEGYHAGKSAFFVRLAGCKVGCTWCDTKNSWDEKKHPSISIEKIIDRIKIARKKGASFCVITGGEPLQHNLDNFCKAIKKMTMGEEQKPMKIHIETSGVNSISGSYDWITLSPKRHSPPKNYFLKNCNEIKIIINDIEDIEFAMQIKKETLKQYQLSKSEDDLKKEDKIFYLQPAWNNANGFSLAIDFVKNNPDWKLSLQTHKYLKIN
- the queC gene encoding 7-cyano-7-deazaguanine synthase QueC, with the protein product MTLKNKSIVVLLSGGLDSSTVTGIAKKSEAKIFGLSFDYGQRHKKELNSASIIANHFDIEEFKIIKLDLSLWGGSSLTDTQKNIPIEGVQTNKIPNTYVPGRNTIFISVALSYAEAIDADFIGLGVNALDYSGYPDCRPDYIKKFQELADLANKRGRENNPIKLWTPLLDLNKEEIIKLAFDNHVPLDKTWSCYSGNSKPCGKCDSCRIRNAAFEKWLNKNNKK